Proteins encoded together in one Lathamus discolor isolate bLatDis1 chromosome 3, bLatDis1.hap1, whole genome shotgun sequence window:
- the FASTKD2 gene encoding FAST kinase domain-containing protein 2, mitochondrial — translation MLSWHFKAIHETLGIMNKKISYLLSTVRCMRRCNSVLAPKSSATARKHVLWICRYREPLENVNFRQLLLNIFPPFHSPSLRFLSQKTDVFSTGAKIEPEKSTEALISGETPQSSLELEKLDDSGSPKEKRVADHSELFYSSLQKCTCPSDALDLYDSAVSIKHFTNCLTTVWKLFKNLSEEQQRYEKQLIFEHPAFVKLCQRLLQNARRMMRGDLVFSLHALVNLGVPQNTLLVQTLVRVCQEKLNQFDNRCISVLATTLAGMDKDKNVSALQAGLQLLVEQRITSIRDIFILNNLMKCMGRDAPVFLKKKLEMAVLKEVDHLTFPNALRMFLALVEMNYCSIPILNACSKKIQEHIHDIPFRQLIVVLDACYSLQYRNVQLFSALADYVNSTASIWDKRQIMLFLSACETLGFQPTELMDIFAEKVTEDPEFLNLKNLMIVLRVYSRLNYVPRDQKHLFFETLHSCLNKFLPQISNTELLKAAYSFCILGYLPHHALDTLMQKDSRNELLLSDDLHKEQKEIMLRCVKVCMELDSPSFTKPAFVLTENSSSLVSLNLRKAREALIELLGDENMFQQNVQLPYKYHIDFEIKMDPDRKKVLPIPATDDHTDSSVQRLALLFVPLSAFCLGSTHPQGKLAMKKRHLNKLGYHVILVLNKKFQEMTNEDAVEFLKGKIYPENPSPPSEVTVQENN, via the exons ATGCTGAGTTGGCATTTCAAAGCTATTCATGAGACATTAGgcataatgaataaaaaaataagttatttgtTAAGCACGGTTAGGTGCATGCGTAGGTGCAATTCTGTGCTCGCTCCCAAATCTTCAGCCACAGCCAGAAAGCACGTGTTATGGATTTGCAGGTACAGGGAGCCCCTGGAAAATGTGAACTTCAGGCAATtactattaaatatttttcctccttttcacaGCCCATCTCTTCGATTTCTATCTCAAAAGACAGATGTTTTTAGTACAGGTGCTAAAATAGAACCAGAGAAGAGTACAGAGGCTTTGATAAGTGGGGAGACTCCTCAGAGCTCCTTGGAACTTGAAAAGTTAGATGATTCTGGGAGCCCCAAAGAGAAGCGTGTAGCAGATCATAGTGAACTGTTCTACAGTAGTCTCCAGAAATGCACATGTCCTAGTGATGCACTGGACTTGTACGACTCCGCTGTTTCCATTAAGCACTTCACAAACTGTTTAACTACGGTGTGGAAGCTCTTCAAAAACCTGTCTGAAGAGCAGCAGCGTTACGAGAAGCAGCTGATCTTTGAGCACCCAGCTTTTGTCAAGCTTTGTCAGCGGCTGCTGCAGAATGCCCGAAGGATGATGCGGGGTGACCTGGTGTTCAGTCTGCATGCCCTGGTGAACCTGGGTGTTCCTCAGAACACTCTCCTGGTGCAGACTTTGGTGAGGGTGTGCCAA GAGAAACTCAATCAATTTGATAACCGATGCATCTCAGTTTTGGCAACTACTTTAGCAGGGATGGATAAAGACAAGAATGTGAGCGCTCTTCAAGCTGGACTACA ATTGCTAGTGGAGCAGCGCATTACAAGTATCAGAGACATCTTTATACTGAATAACCTGATGAAATGCATGggaagagatgctccagtctttctgaaaaagaaattagag ATGGCAGTTTTGAAAGAGGTAGACCATCTGACTTTCCCGAATGCTCTGCGTATGTTTTTGGCTCTTGTTGAAATGAATTATTGTTCCATTCCAATCCTGAATGCCTGCAGTAAAAAGATCCAGG AGCATATCCATGATATTCCATTTCGGCAGCTAATTGTCGTTCTGGATGCTTGTTACAGTCTCCAGTACCGTAATGTGCAACTGTTTTCAGCATTAGCAGACTATGTTAATTCTACTGCCAGCATTTGGGACAAAAGACAG attatgctttttctttctgcctgtgaGACACTTGGCTTTCAGCCTACTGAGCTGATGGATATTTTTGCTGAGAAGGTGACAGAAGACCCTGAATTTCTCAACTTGAAAAACCTCATGATTGTTCTCCGAGTATATTCACGACTCAACTATGTTCCCAGAGACCAAAAGCATCT GTTTTTTGAGACTCTTCATAGCTGCTTGAATAAGTTCCTCCCTCAGATTTCCAACACAGAACTGCTGAAGGCGGCATATTCATTTTGCATCTTGGGATATCTTCCTCATCATGCACTTGATACACTGATGCAAAAGGACAGCAGGAATGAACTTCTACTGTCAG ATGATCTTcacaaagaacaaaaggaaattatGCTTCGCTGTGTGAAAGTGTGTATGGAACTTGATAGCCCTTCCTTCACAAAGCCTGCATTTGTGCTGACTGAGAATTCCTCCTCATTAGTATCTCTTAATCTCAGAAAGGCTCGGGAGGCACTGATAGAACTTCTGGGAGATGAGAACATGTTTCAGCAAAATGTTCAGCTGCCATATAAATATCATATTG attttgAAATCAAAATGGATCCAGACAGAAAGAAGGTGCTCCCAATACCTGCAACAGATGATCACACTGACTCAAGTGTTCAAAG ATTGGCTTTACTCTTTGTTCCTCTGTCTGCCTTCTGTTTGGGTTCAACACACCCCCAAGGGAAGCTGGCAATGAAGAAGCGGCATCTAAATAAACTGGGCTATCATGTAATTCTG gTCTTGAACAAGAAGTTTCAGGAAATGACAAATGAAGATGCTGTTGagtttttgaaaggaaaaatttatCCAGAAaatccttcccctccttctgAAGTGACTgtgcaagaaaataattaa
- the MDH1B gene encoding putative malate dehydrogenase 1B produces MAKVVVAGKANCPYYAKAELLADYLQANLPNFRVHKITQHPDKWEQWLHDICEMNGWEHRSSPIIWRELLDRGGKGLLLGGLNDFLEYTQHYYGITSRMLSEEMLSVAEENLQEYIEIEKEEEEIKNLIKPLQIWITSASSPICYHLIPLLANGEVFGMTTEISIHLLDTDQFKEILCGIVMEAEDMALPLLRSISEHTEIDEAFIQADVVIVLDDVLLNCEVQSLGNYIREVSEICQVYAPLIEKNAKSEVRVISSGKTFVNLKALMIMTYGPSIKPKNVIAIASTWESATKATLARKLNTNVAGVKNVIVWGNITGSNYIDLSHAKLYGYDCAIWGPADFSRPLLNMIYDSEWIHSELQSAQSSLSSQLCRYGGLLPAHAVATVLRYWYHGSPPEEIVSVGIHTEGRFCVPEGIVFSMPVRFQNGNWEVMTELKINKKTQDVLGCLAHELIQEKLVALKEIQEMQPYRGDKITS; encoded by the exons ATGGCCAAGGTGGTGGTGGCAG GTAAGGCTAACTGCCCTTACTATGCCAAAGCTGAACTCCTGGCGGACTATCTCCAGGCTAACTTGCCGAACTTCAGGGTTCACAAGATCACTCAGCACCCTGACAAATGGGAG CAGTGGCTTCATGACATTTGTGAAATGAATGGATGGGAACACAGATCTTCTCCTATCATTTGGAGAGAACTGTTGGACCGTGGAGGAAAGGGTCTGCTTCTGGGAGGACTTAATGATTTTCTGGAATACACGCAG CACTATTATGGCATCACCTCAAGGATGTTGAGTGAGGAAATGTTAAGTGTTGCTGAGGAGAACCTCCAGGAGTATATTGAAAttgaaaaagaggaggaagagattaaaaatcTTATCAAGCCTTTGCAGATCTGGATCACCAG TGCATCATCTCCAATCTGTTATCACCTGATCCCTCTGTTGGCAAATGGAGAAGTGTTTGGCATGACCACAGAAATCAGTATCCATTTGCTTGACACTGACCAGTTTAAGGAAATTCTTTGTGGTATTGTAATGGAAGCTGAAGACATGGCACTCCCACTCCTCCGCAGTATTTCAGAGCACACTGAAATAGATGAGGCTTTTATCCAAGCCGATGTTGTCATTGTTCTTGATGATGTCCTCTTAAACTGTGAAGTCCAGTCACTTGGGAACTACATAAGAGAAGTGAGTGAGATCTGTCAAGTGTATGCTCCCTTGATTGAGAAGAATGCCAAGAGTGAGGTCAGAGTAATTTCATCAGGAAAAACCTTTGTGAACCTTAAGGCGCTGATGATTATGACATATGGCCCATCCATTAAGCCTAAAAATGTCATTGCCATTGCGTCAACCTGGGAAAGTGCAACTAAAGCCACGCTGGCCAGGAAGCTGAATACAAATGTAGCAG GAGTTAAAAACGTGATTGTCTGGGGCAATATTACTGGCTCTAACTACATTGATTTGTCACATGCAAAACTTTATGGATATGACTGTGCTATCTGGGGCCCAGCTGATTTTTCACGTCCTTTGTTGAATATGATTTATGATAG CGAATGGATCCACTCAGAATTGCAGTCTGCACAGAGTTCACTGAGTTCCCAGCTCTGTCGCTATGGAGGACTGTTACCTGCTCACGCGGTGGCCACTGTGCTAAGATACTGGTATCATGGCTCTCCTCCTGAGGAGATCGTTTCTGTGGGAATACATACTGAAG gTCGGTTTTGTGTTCCTGAAGGTATTGTCTTCTCTATGCCAGTGAGGTTCCAGAATGGTAACTGGGAAGTCATGACAGAgttaaaaatcaataaaaagaCCCAAGATGTTCTGGGATGCTTAGCCCATGAGCTGATTCAG gAAAAGCTCGTTGCACTAAAGGAAATACAAGAAATGCAACCATACAGAGGTGATAAAATCActagttaa